TACTTCACAAATCTGGGAGTAAACATTTTACTATTTTTGCTCCTGACGATTTTTACTTGGTCTTTCAGTTTAAATATGTCACATCCTTGTATAAAACTTGACTCTGTCATGTACCTGTTCACAAAACTTTGTTGTAAACATGGGTCAGGTGGGATCTGAAGCAATGTGTATGCCTATAATAGGCTTAGGACCTTCTGCACGTTTAGAATAAGTACATCTGAGATGATAATATTTCCCGAGGGTTAGGTTAGAATCAGATTCACAGTTGCCTATTGCTTATCAGCATACTACCCGTGTGCTGGTTCTAACTTGGTCGTGTCGCGACTTCGCTGCAGTTCAGTTTTGATCAATCTATGTGCACTCATGATATGCTTGATTCGAGTTCACCTTTGCTGTTGTTGTAGTTTCTGATTCGAAGCTTATGCCTAGCATGCTAATTGCCTAGTTCTCAAATGTCCTCAATACTTATCCATCTGTTAAATATAAGATAAGAGTAGGCATAAAGCACATACGACCAATTGAGAAAGGGAAAACATAATAGGTATCCTTGCTTTAATAGCGAGGGAAAAGGAGAGAAAATCATTTTCCCATCAGGCCATCACTCATGCACTTCAATGTAGTGCTAGTACAAACTATGTAATTTAGCTAATGTCTGTTGTGTGGACACATGTTTTATTGTTGTGTCATAAAAGGCTGGGAGGAGTAAACACGTAATCGTGCTCACTTATTATTCTGCTATGCTTCAGATTATACGATCAGAGCGAATAGTATTTCATACCTAGACTTGATAGGTTTAAACTTATTCTACATACGACAATCTTTGCTAACTTGAGTGTTACTCTACACATGTAAAGAATACAAAGAAAGCACCGTACTTGCTGGTTAAAAACGCGGGGAAAAGCGACGCCTATATTCTTGTTTTGGCTGGGAGAAAAATATACTAGTATATCTCACAGAATAGACCTTTTGGCTATTAGGCTACCACTCATGGTCGGCTATATGAATTGCCATTACACTATGTTATTTGTCCCGACGTCTTTCTTATGGACAGGCAATCTAATTGTTGTGTAGTTCTAGTTCACAAATCTGGGATTTGACATGCGTTGTTTTTGCTCTTGATGACTCTTACGTAGACTTCAGTTTCAATATGACACATCCTTGTATATAAAACTGAAGTCTGTCATGTTACTGTTTGTAGAATTTTGTTGTAAACATGGGTCTCAGGTGGGACCCATAGCCACGTGCATGCCTATGCTCTGCATGTTCAGAATAAATAACATCCGAGGGACAATATTTCTCAAGGGAATGGGGATAGGCTAGAATCAGATTTGATGTTGCCCCTTTCTTATCAGCACACTGCCTGTGTGCTGGTCCTAATTTAGTCTTGTGTTCCAACTTCGCGGCAGTTCAATTTTGAGCAATCTATGTGCGCTCCTGATATGCTGGATTGGAGTTTACCTTTGCTGCTGCTGTAGTTTCCGACTTGAAGCTCCTCATGCTAATTGCCCAGTTCTTTCAAATATAAGAATACACGCAAAACACATACTACCAATTTCGGAAGGGAAAACGAAAAATAGGTTGGTATTCTCGCTTTAATCGCGAAAGAAATTGAGAGAAAATATGTTCCCTGCGAGGCTATCCATTCATGGACTTTAATGTAGTGCTAATTCACACTATGTAGTTAAGCCAGAATCTATAGTGTCAACAGACCATCCATTGTGTCTCAGAAGCTGGGGAAGTAAACACTTAGTTTAGTTAGTTGCATCTGGTTCTTATTATACTATGCTTCAGTATGCCATATCCTTGTATAAAATTCAGTTTATCATAAATCTGATATATACATTTGTTGTCAACATGGGTCAGGTGGGAAGTTGCCTTTTGATGATGCATCGGTGGGTGCTGTTCTATCTGTCATAAAAAATGTGGAGAGCTTTGGGGATAAGTTGGTTGCTGAAATTAGCCGAGTGCTGAAAGCTGGTGGAATTGTGCTGGTACAGAGCTTCACACCCTCTGCTGATCAGAAGGTAAATTGTGTGTCTGTTTTTGCTCACATCCACTGTATTGTAATGTTAATTTAGCACAGCCTGATTCTCTATTTTCCTCTGCATTAGCCAAACAATTATATCGAGCGCCAGCTACTCATGGGAGGTTTTGTTGAAGTGCAAGCTTCTGCCACAAGCTCGCAGGATAGTGTGCAATCTGTTACTGTGAGTATGGCACATTGTGTTAAGGCTACTGTACATGCTATTCTCTATGATGAGTGCTAACTCGAATCATTTGCAGATCAAGGCAAAGAAGCCCTCGTGGAGTATGGGTTCTTCCTTCCCCCTGAagaaagcagtaaaggctcttccAAAGATTGAAATTGACGACGATGATGAACTGATTGACGAAGACAGCCTCTTGACTGAGGAGGACTTGAAGAAGCCACAGCTTCCAGTTGGTAAAGCCAACAAATCCTCAGATCTTGTTTAAATATTGTGAAGATGTTCTATTAGGTTTAGATGCTGAAAGTTTTGCTGTTGCTTCATCAGTAGGAGATTGTGAGGTGGGAGCTACAAAGAAGGCATGCAAGAACTGCAGTTGTGGCAGGGCCGAGGCTGAGCAGAAGGTGGAGAAGCTGGGGCTCACTGCAGAACAGATTGATAACCCTGTCTCAGCTTGTGGCAGTGTAAGTACAATTGCTTCTTTGTAGACATAAAGTGCCAAATGGTGATTTCCACTGGTCGTTGCATGCATGTGGTCAACTGAATATCTCACATTATTCTCTGTGAACCTGCAATTTCAGTGTGGGTTGGGCGATGCGTTCCGATGCAGCACCTGCCCATACAGAGGCCTGGCGCCGTTCAAGTTGGGCGAGAAGGTAACCAATCACTCTCTTCAACCCTAGCTAGACTCACGAAGTTGGTTTTGTTTCGATGCGATATGCTTGCTGACTCCTCCGTTTCCTCTCCAGGTTACCTTGTCTGACAACTTCCTCTCGGCCGACATATGATGACGGACAGCAGCTGCGGATATGAAATGTGCCTTGTTGGATTTGTTGGTTCGTTAGGAAGATATATCTGCGTACGTTTTTTTCGTGGTGATGGTGGTTACAGCAAAAGAAGAGTGCGTTTGGAGTAGCAGCTCGTGTTAGCATGTCGTGCGTGTCCTTTCTCTCCCACCTAGGCTGAAGCGAGAATTGGATCGTGTGTGCGCCTCTGTATTCGGCAAGAAGATTACATGCATGTAATTTGACGAAGAAACATATGATGGAAAGACTTTGGTCTGCTACATGTTCTTGTTTTGCTCCCAAATAATCTACCTGACTATATATATTGGTATGTGGTTTATATTGGAATCTTTAAAAGGACTTATATTTAGGGATGGAGAGAGTAGTAATTAAATAAAAGGTTAACAAATTCTAATTATTTTAAATAAACTTAACCTTCCAATGTACTTGTAAAAAAATTcacaaaaaggaaaaaaaatcttGTTGACTTCTTTTCAGAAAAGACAAAGAAAGGTCAAAATAGTGTGAATAGTTACCTATAATAACTAGCAAACATTTTTTTGCTTTGAAGTCAATGCTGGTTTTCTATTCGTGAAAATTTATATACTTGTGCAAAAGAAAGTCAGGTTTATTGTGAGTTTAAAAAAATCAGGTTATATATAAAAAACTTTCAAACTTTGTTGACCTTTTCTAATTATTAATTTCTTTTGTCATATGAGATGTATAAACACTTAGAAACCAAAAGGTATTTCCCAGTATCTGTGTTATTTTGCCATATGTTACATTAGTCATTGTACTATACACTTGGGTTGTTGTGTGTTAGAGCATCTACAGCAGGAACCCACAAATTTGGGTCCTCAAACGTCTGCGGATGTGCAAATGGATAGTGACCTGCCAGGCTTTAAAATTTACCATTTGCAATCACATACCTTATTTTTAAAATAGATGATTATCACGTCTGTCTTGGGCCGGCAGGGCTGTCAAAACACACCGAAAAATACTTCAAATTTTCACATCTGTATTAGGTCCATCTAGCCGCGTGACGAGCAAGTCAGTCAGCTTAAATAGCCGGATCATCCAGAAGCGGTAAGCTTTTGATATCATTGCATACTTTCTTAATAGGATAGACCATCAATACGAATGATATATACTTTCTTAAGAGGATAGACCATCAATACGAATGATATATATTTATCACATAGAAGATTCATAGTTATGGTTGACGAGGGAAACATTCACGTCAGCATTGTTTTATTTTCTTCTAAATCATAATGTGTCGGTATAACTGGATGAAGAAAATAAAAATTTATTGTCACCGTAGTAAGGGTATCAACATATACTAATGAGACGGACTTGACACTCGATGAACAATCATCGATCGATAAAAATGCAATCTAGTGTCAAGTTATCTCGTTCACGCAACGAGAATTGATTGACCTATGCAACAACATAGAAGCTTGCTGTCATCCGCCGGCGCGGCTATTTAAGCCGGCCGCGTCCGCCTCGCACGGCTACATGAAACTAAAATTTGGGTGCGGCAATGAGAGACAAATGAGCTTCAGTGGCTGTAGGTGGGACCGCTACGACCTGCAGCGAGGTCGGCGGACATGTGCAGACACCCTATATCCACGTCATATTTGGACTGTATATGAGAAAGGCCGTTGTCTGGATGTTTGAGACGGGTTTAGAGCATCCGGCGGATGCTCTTAGGCTGGTCGTAATGGGAATATCGtaggtagtatcatgcatgccaactaagCAATCTTGATGAAGTGATAtggaattaaatgaagaaagagaggcttgagtatcatatcatgataccgtatcatattaaatgatgtgctactttgtgtcatgcatgacaataaatatAGTCCTATATGATACCAACATATAATACTATGCATTAGGGATGTAGTATCATACGCTAGTACTATCGTATGTATGATACTACTCTATGACTAgtataatgcccgtgcgttgctacgggctgTGTCATGAATATATTTTTACGGTTGCATATATAAATGTAATGCATGTCAAATTTTGCATGTATAAAAATGATATTCTGTGACAATTGAAAAGTAATTGAAATCCATTCAGTTTGCGATGTAAGTTCATAAGAAATCCAAAAATATTGCATGCTAAGAAATCTAATAGAAAGTTGTATGTAGAGTGCAATAATCCAACTAATTATCTGTTACAAACTTAGATCTACTTGATGGGTTTAAGATATTCCCATATAATGTGAGGACTGTTGTCTTTAACTTTATTTGCATGGTACAATGTGAGtcgcccgtgcgttgctacgggctaGAATGTATATAGGTCAAAACTCAATTCTTCCTCATATGCCCGAGAGTGTTCGGACGTCAAACAGACGTCCATCAGGCTTCCCAAAATTCAACTGTCTGAAACAGTTTGGTCTCCCCAAATCCCGAGCACAACAGAGTTAAAGTCCTCGGCTTGACATTGGTGCTCGCATTTTTCTAGATTTATTTCAGGCCTTCCGGCGGTGTGCATTCAGAGGAGACGTTCCCGAGGACTATGAAGGAGTCTGTGGCGACTTGATAATGTGTCAGCTCAATTTCTCGGAAGTGCTCATAAGGATAAGGTGTGCACGCGTGCATTCATATGGGTGAGTGTTtgtgtgtatgtatgtatgtatgtatgtatgatCGCCTGCGTTTGAACTGTGTTAAAAAAAGATACATCCCATTGTGGCATTGCCCATTGGATGGTTTTGTTTAAGAAGGACCTTTATTTGGTTTCTTTTAGAGTTAATTAAAGAACATCACATATACTCTCTTATCTTGTGGTTGACCTCTTTTTGTAATTCTTCCTCCCTCTCTTTTTATATTACCATGTAAACCTCCTTCCATCTCATTGTATCTGTTAGCCTAGCCCAAACTTTGTACTCTTTTGTACATTTTTCCTAACTTATTAGTGGAAAATCTAAAGATCATAAGTTAGGTAGATGTGAAGGAAAAAAATACAGATTTACACTTATTTGCATAGATAGACCACCATGGACAAGTACTCCAACAGTAATATGTATGCTACACAAACAGAGGCACTCAAGCCTGGAGATCGCTTTCTCATCATCATCTTACAACAAAAAACAAGCCTCGTGCCAAATCCTCATGGTGCTAGTCATATATGTTTGAAACTTGCTTTTCTATGCAAATTGATGAACTGAACAATTGATTAGCAGCTAGCTTGTTGATTCACTTAGCACCGTGTGGTGATCTAGTCTATTAAGTTGATTGTACCTAATAAGTTTTTTATAGTTTGCAAAAATTTATATCCACCCAACAAAATTCATATTGGTATCATTCTCTAGATATTAAGATTTACATGCAGAGGAAGGTTGCCCATTGCTTTTACACCTGATAGTTGGTTCGTCATCTCGAATTATTGCTAATCTATTTAGCTTGGAACATCTCTCTTCCTGATAGTCTGATTAATATACTCACTTGTTTTCAAAAATATAATATAAATGGATATTGTTGGATACCTCCAAAAAAATACCTTTAGAAATAATATCATATTTTCCCCTTTTTTGCTTTTTCTTCAAGAGACAACTTAAAAACAGGCATTCATTTTTGTTTTGTAAGCCTATCTATGACAGTATCAAATGCTAACACTTACCCAACGTTCTAGAGATGAATGTTTGCATATGCCTATATGACAAACAAGTACGTAAAATAGAACCAAAATGCCAGCATATTTGAAATATAATATGTGCAGGATGGAGGGGAATTGCACAATTCAATCCCTACCTTTTTTCATGTTATCGTGTTCCTTTGAACCAGAGACCAGCTATCAGGGTACATGATATACACAAtgttagag
This sequence is a window from Triticum urartu cultivar G1812 unplaced genomic scaffold, Tu2.1 TuUngrouped_contig_4741, whole genome shotgun sequence. Protein-coding genes within it:
- the LOC125528247 gene encoding anamorsin homolog gives rise to the protein LRAGGARAAAAGVSREEVVVITQCASLGGKLPFDDASVGAVLSVIKNVESFGDKLVAEISRVLKAGGIVLVQSFTPSADQKPNNYIERQLLMGGFVEVQASATSSQDSVQSVTIKAKKPSWSMGSSFPLKKAVKALPKIEIDDDDELIDEDSLLTEEDLKKPQLPVVGDCEVGATKKACKNCSCGRAEAEQKVEKLGLTAEQIDNPVSACGSCGLGDAFRCSTCPYRGLAPFKLGEKVTLSDNFLSADI